The stretch of DNA TACCGGCATTCTCACTTCTAAGCGCTCCACCAGTCCTTACGGTCTAGCTTCAACGCCCTTAGAACGCTCTCCTACCACTGTTCGTAAGAACAGTCCGCAGCTTCGGTGATACGTTTAGCCCCGGTACATTTTCGGCGCAGAGTCACTCGACCAGTGAGCTATTACGCACTCTTTAAATGGTGGCTGCTTCTAAGCCAACATCCTGGTTGTCTAAGCAACTCCACATCCTTTTCCACTTAACGTATACTTTGGGACCTTAGCTGGCGGTCTGGGCTGTTTCCCTCTTGACTACGGATCTTATCACTCGCAGTCTGACTCCTGAGAAACAAGTCTTTGGCATTCGGAGTTTGACTGAATTCGGTAATCCGATGAGGACCCCTAGTCCAATCAGTGCTCTACCTCCAAGACTCTTTACTCAAGGCTAGCCCTAAAGCTATTTCGGAGAGAACCAGCTATCTCCAGGTTCGATTGGAATTTCTCCGCTACCCACACCTCATCCCCGCACTTTTCAACGTGCGTGGGTTCGGGCCTCCATTCAGTGTTACCTGAACTTCACCCTGGACATGGGTAGATCACCTGGTTTCGGGTCTACGACCACGTACTATGACGCCCTATTCAGACTCGCTTTCGCTACGGCTCCGTCTCATCAACTTAACCTTGCACGTAATCGTAACTCGCCGGTTCATTCTACAAAAGGCACGCTATCACCCATTAACGGGCTCTAACTACTTGTAGGCACACGGTTTCAGGATCTTTTCACTCCCCTTCCGGGGTGCTTTTCACCTTTCCCTCACGGTACTGGTTCACTATCGGTCACTAGGGAGTATTTAGCCTTGGGAGATGGTCCTCCCAGCTTCCGACGGGATTTCTCGTGTCCCGCCGTACTCAGGATCCACTCAAGAGAGAACGAGGTTTCAACTACAGGGTTTTTACCTTCTATGACAGACCTTTCCAGGTCGCTTCGTTTACCCCGTTCTTTTGTAACTCCGTATAGAGTGTCCTACAACCCCAAGAGGCAAGCCTCTTGGTTTGGGCTAATTCCGTTTCGCTCGCCGCTACTCAGGAAATCGCGTTTGCTTTCTCTTCCTCCGGGTACTTAGATGTTTCAGTTCCCCGGGTCTGCCTTCCATACCCTATGTATTCAGGTAAGGATACTACTCCATTACGAGTAGTGGGTTTCCCCATTCGGAAATCTCTGGATCAAAGCTTACTTACAGCTCCCCAAAGCATATCGGTGTTAGTCCCGTCCTTCATCGGCTCCTAGTGCCAAGGCATCCACCGTGCGCCCTTAATAACTTAACCGTCGACAAATGATAAGCTTCGGCTTCTCTAGTCAGCTTCCTTCGCTCACGTCCTCATGTACGCTTTTGTACACTCCGGCGCTCGCTCAGTCGCTTCCTCAACCTGCTCGCTTCTAATTTGTCTTAGTATTCAACCCAAAATTAGGTTTCGTTGATAACAGCGAATTGTTATCATTAGAAAATTACTAAGATGAACGATACTTGTGAATGTATCTTGATTACTTATATTATCTAGTTTTCAAAGAACAAATAAAGGTTAGAAATAAGCAACAATACCTTTTAGCACGGTTCCTCGCTTTAGTTCTTCCAATATAGAACGAGAGAATGATCTCTCAAAACTAAACAAAACAATGAGCGTGATTTTCCTTAGAAAGGAGGTGATCCAGCCGCACCTTCCGATACGGCTACCTTGTTACGACTTCACCCCAATCATCTGTCCCACCTTAGGCGGCTGGCTCCAAAAGGTTACCCCACCGACTTCGGGTGTTACAAACTCTCGTGGTGTGACGGGCGGTGTGTACAAGGCCCGGGAACGTATTCACCGCGGCATGCTGATCCGCGATTACTAGCGATTCCGGCTTCATGTAGGCGAGTTGCAGCCTACAATCCGAACTGAGAACGGTTTTATGGGATTGGCTCGACCTCGCGGTTTTGCTGCCCTTTGTACCGTCCATTGTAGCACGTGTGTAGCCCAGGTCATAAGGGGCATGATGATTTGACGTCATCCCCACCTTCCTCCGGTTTGTCACCGGCAGTCTCCTTAGAGTGCCCAACTAAATGCTGGCAACTAAGAACAAGGGTTGCGCTCGTTGCGGGACTTAACCCAACATCTCACGACACGAGCTGACGACAACCATGCACCACCTGTCACTCTGTCCCCCGAAGGGGAACGCTCTATCTCTAGAGGTGGCAGAGGATGTCAAGACCTGGTAAGGTTCTTCGCGTTGCTTCGAATTAAACCACATGCTCCACCGCTTGTGCGGGCCCCCGTCAATTCCTTTGAGTTTCAGTCTTGCGACCGTACTCCCCAGGCGGAGTGCTTAATGCGTTAGCTGCAGCACTAAAGGGCGGAAACCCTCTAACACTTAGCACTCATCGTTTACGGCGTGGACTACCAGGGTATCTAATCCTGTTTGCTCCCCACGCTTTCGCGCCTCAGCGTCAGTTACAGACCAGAGAGTCGCCTTCGCCACTGGTGTTCCTCCACATCTCTACGCATTTCACCGCTACACGTGGAATTCCACTCTCCTCTTCTGCACTCAAGTCTCCCAGTTTCCAATGACCCTCCACGGTTGAGCCGTGGGCTTTCACATCAGACTTAAGAAACCGCCTGCGCGCGCTTTACGCCCAATAATTCCGGACAACGCTTGCCACCTACGTATTACCGCGGCTGCTGGCACGTAGTTAGCCGTGGCTTTCTGGTTAGGTACCGTCAAGGTGCGAGCAGTTACTCTCGCACTTGTTCTTCCCTAACAACAGAGCTTTACGACCCGAAGGCCTTCATCGCTCACGCGGCGTTGCTCCATCAGACTTTCGTCCATTGTGGAAGATTCCCTACTGCTGCCTCCCGTAGGAGTCTGGGCCGTGTCTCAGTCCCAGTGTGGCCGATCACCCTCTCAGGTCGGCTACGCATCGTTGCCTTGGTGAGCCGTTACCTCACCAACTAGCTAATGCGCCGCGGGCCCATCTGTAAGTGATAGCCGAAACCATCTTTCAATATAGTACCAGGAGGTACTATATATTATCCGGTATTAGCTCCGGTTTCCCGAAGTTATCCCAGTCTTACAGGCAGGTTGCCCACGTGTTACTCACCCGTCCGCCGCTAACTTCTTTAAAGCAAGCTCTAAAGAAGTTCGCTCGACTTGCATGTATTAGGCACGCCGCCAGCGTTCGTCCTGAGCCAGGATCAAACTCTCCGTAGAGTATTTGATTGCTCAAAATGTTTGCTGACTTATCGTCAATTTATTGTTTTGTCGATTTTAAAAAACCGACTTGCACGCTATTGTTTTGTTTAGTTTTCAAAGAACATTTTCGCTTCAGAAGCGACTTTCTTATAATAACAACTTGTCTTCAATTCGTCAAGTAGTTATTTTTTTCTTTTATTTTCGCGCCATCTCGCGGCGACAAGTAATAATATATCATGTTGAAAATTATTTTGCAATACCTTTTTTAATATTTTTTTCAAAGTACACTGAAACGATTAAATTAGTATATTGTCATTAGTACGGATTAGTATTTTATATTTAGTAGAACTACAAAGGACTAGTTTTAATATCCCTATGTTAATAGAACGTTTAACTTTAATCTATATTTTTTTAATAATTACTAGAATTATTTTTATTCCTCTATCATATGCTCTACTATGCATAACAAATTTAATAGGAGGTTCCAAAATGGATCTAGTAAAAAATGTAGCAATGATTGTAGCCTTAATGTCTTCTGTTGGATTATTCTTATACGCATATTTTGAGGGAATAAAATTATTTGAAAAAAAGGGGAAAGTAAGAGGAGAAGGAGTTATTTTTAGCTTTACTTTAGCAATGATTTTTGCTATTTTCGCAAATAAGCTAGTGTAAATATATATTGAGGCTGTCCGTACATAAGGACAGCCTTTTTTTGTTAGTTACCCTCTTCAGTGTTTGCATTTTCTTCTTCATCGAAGTTAATAGGTTCTGTATTTTCAGCTACTACAACCTCATCAAGATCCACTATTCGAATTCGAGGTTCTTCTTCCTTATATAGTTCTGAATGCTTGTAAAACTGTCGGATAAACGTATCTAAAAAAACTGCTTGAAATGTATTCTCTAATGATTCTCCCTCTTTATTATTAATTACAATTTCAATTGTATTTGGTTCAATATATTCAGCCCGATCAATTAGTACCTCTTCTTCAGCATCTGGTTCAGTTAAACCTTTTAATATTTCATTAAAAGTTTCTCTTGATATGTAAATATCATCCCAATTAAAATTCTCTGAACTGATGTCCATGTTTTCTAGTTCCTCTAACGTAGTATAATTACCAGTTTGACGTTGTGTTTCTTCTGTTTTAGGTGTAGCTTCTTCTTTTTCCTTCTTCTTCTTTTCTTCATCGTTACCACAGGCTACTAATAAACATAATACCGTCAGAAAGAGAAAAGCTTTTAACTTCATTACCCTCATATCCTTTCTAATAGGTTTACACAAAAATTATTATTTGCCCATCGTTTTTTATTTATCCACTTTAGTTTTAATGCAACATTAGTAAGACGTAGTATATAGAAATTATCCTATTAAATTTTTACAATAAAAAAGAACTCTTTCATAAGAGTCCTTCTGTTTTATCCTACTTTTAAATGTTTGGTCCGTTGTTTTATTTTCCGATTATCTCTTAAGTATACTGCAATACTTAAAATTACAATACTTCCTCCAATAAACTGAGTTAACGTAATAGATTCATTTAAAAGGTAGAAAGCGAGTACACTTGCCCCAACGGGTTCAAACAATATACTCATTGAGATAACGTTCGTACTTATCCATTTTATTGACCAATTAAATAGGGAATGACCTAATAGAGTCGATACAACTGCTAATAGGAAAAACCATAACCAATCACTATTTGCATATCCTGTTAATGGATAGTTCATTGCAACAACATATATGAAAAGGGTAATAGTGCTTATTCCGTATACAATAAAAGTATAGGTGATTAGGGATAATCTTTTGCGAACTTCCTGTCCAAACAATAGGTAGGCTGTTACTAAAGCACAAGCAATAAGAGCCAAAATATCTCCATACAGTGCCATACCACTTATTCGGAAATCTCCCCAACTAATAATAAAACTACCGAATATGGCTATTGCACCACAGAATACCGCTTTAATTGTAATTTTTTCTTTAAAGAAAACATATGTCCCGACAAATGCAAACAAGGGTTGAAGAGTAACTAATACGGTTGAACTAGCAACACTCGTGTAATTTAATGACTCAAACCATAGAATAAAATGAAACGCAAGGAAAACCCCTGCAACGGTAGAGAAGAACCAATCTTTTTTCGTAATACCTTTTAATTCTCCTACATATTTATATAAGAATACTGGTAATAAAATTAGAACAGAGAATAATAAACGATAAAAGGCAATTATACCCGCTGGAGCTTCAGCAAATTTTACGAAAATAGCAGAAAGTGATACGGAAACAACTCCAATCGCTAAGGCTACATATGGATTAAACCATTTACTCATGATGTCTATCTCCTTATAGGTAATGTAGTATAAATACCTTTATCATTTTACATTAATTTGTTATAATTTTCTAACATTATTTTTTTCAACATTAAAGAAGAGTAGAGAGAGGGTGAGAAGATGCTCGAACTTTTTCAACAAGCCATCCAAAATAACGTACTATTAAAATTATCATTAGCTGCTCTTGCTGGTTTCATAATCGGTTTAGAAAGAGAGTTGAAAGGAAAACCTCTAGGGTTAAAAACTTGTTTAATTGTATCAGTAATAGCCTGTCTATTAACGATTGTATCCTATGAGTCAGCGTTTTTATTTTCAAAAGAATATTCTCGTCCAATGGATCCAGGACGTATCCCTTCTTACATAATTAGTGGAATCGGTTTTTTAGGGGCTGGAGTTATTTTAAGAAGGAATAATGATGTCATTTCCGGATTAACAACTGCTTCTATTGTACTTGCATCTGCTGGAATTGGTATTACGATCGGAGTTGGATTTTATGCAGAGGCAACATTAGGGGTACTTTTTATTATTTTAGGAGTAAAAATTTTACCCGACATTATTAGTTGGATCGGACCTAAAAGATTGAAGGAAATAGAAATAAAAGTAAAGCTATATACAGAGCGCGATGCCAATTTAACAGACCTAATAAAAGAAATTAAAAGAAAAGGTTTTGGCGTTAAGAGGGTAAAAGTAAAGGAAGAATCAAACGACATTGTGATAAGCTGTATCGTTATGACAAATAGAAAAATGTACACAACCGATGTTTTTTATGCAATGAAGTCTCTTCAAGATGTATACCAAGTCGAAGTCGAGAATATGGGATAATCTGCAGTATTGTACTGTAGATTTTTTGTTTTTAGTAATTGACAGATTTTTAAGTAATAACTAAAATAAGTTTATACTTAATTTCGGGGCATTAGCTCAGCTGGGAGAGCGTTTGGCTGGCAGCCAAAAGGTCAGCGGTTCGATCCCGCTATGCTCCATACCTAAAACCTTGATATATCAAGGTTTTTTCTTTTTTTACTCCTTTGCATTCTTAGTAAAATCTACATTTGTTGACGAATTGTTGACGAATGACTATTTTTTTAGTTTTTTTGCTCCCTTAAGTAATTTTTCAACTTCTTCCCAATGTCTTCCGTAAAGTCTAGAGTGCCCTTGCGTTAAAAATGAGTTATTGTATGGTTTATATCTTATATAGGAGGGTTTTAGCATTTCGACCATAAAAGCAGGTTTACTTTCTCCTCCAAAAATCAAAATACATATAGCCTGTCTAGTATCTTTTGTGTTTGGAATATTTAAAGCTGTTTCCACATCAATAGGCTTCAATTCCTATTCCAATAAAGGGTTCCTCGTAATCACTCTTAAACATTAACCAGCCCCCCCCTGATATTAGATCTAGCATTCTAATTAAACTAAAACACCCTTAGTTTCAATAAGCTGTTTCTCTTTTTTATTTTTATTCATCTAATATTATTTTATATTAGGTATTCCACTGAATAAATTTATTTCACAAATTAACACTAACATTAGTGTTATCATTTGACACTAAACTTCAATGTGGAGGGATATACTTTGAATTTTCTCTTTAGCTTGTTCTCAATCATAATTATTATGGGTATTAGAGTAGCATTCTTAATTAGTAGTACTACTTCCAGATTAACATCTTTGTTAAGAATGCCATCTTTGATTTAAGCACTGAGCATTCCGCAAGTGTCGTCTAATTCACATTGTTGTTGTGAAAAAGGTGAGCATAGAAATGTGCTTGCCTTTTTTATTGATTCGTCTCATAGGGAAACAATACATTTATTTTAGGATAATGGGTACATTAACTTACATATATTAAGTTTTAGGAAGTGATTATTTTGAAAATAGCAAAAAACTCAGGAAGCATTACATATTTAGGGTAAACTGCGATTATTTTGACAACTTATACCATAATCATAACAATTCTAGGATTGAAAACCATGCAGATGATGAAATATATTTACGATTCAAATAGAAGGAAAAATAAAGATTAGATGCATATTCCTTACCCAATTTACTAAAAAGCGTATTGAGGTGATAATGTGGATGAGAATAAATTAAAACTCACATCTTCCGAAATAGGAAGTTTGTGGGGAGAGTATGTAAATGGGACTGCAGTTGATATTGTAAATAGATACATGGTCTCTATTATTGAGGATGAGCAAATTAAAGCTGTTTTTGAGGATGCTATCAAGACATTCGAAAAGCAAAAACAACAAATCGTTACTTTTATAAAAAATGAGGGTTTTCCAGTTCCAATCGGATTTACTGAATCCGACCTCTTTAAAGGTAAACAGAGGTTATTCACGGATATATTTTGCCTAAATTATTTACATATCATGACGTTACATGGTTTGCTAGGACACTCAACTTCATTGGGCGTCTCTGTAAGAGAGGACTTACGGTATTTTTACGACTCCTGTGATAATGATGGAAAAAGGATGTATCATCAAACCATTGATTTATTGCTTGAAAAAGGAAGTTTCCAGAGAGACCCTTTATTTTATTCAGCTAATAACCCTGAATATGTTTCCAGCCAAGATTTCATAGATGGATTTTTCGGAAAGGGGAGGATGTTAGCAGCGACAGAAATCATAAGCATTTCTTTTAACCTTAAAAAAAGTATTATGGCAAAAACCCTTTCAATCGCATTCAGTCAAGTCGCACAAACAAAAGAAGTAAGAAAATTTTTAGGGCATTCTGAAAAAGTGGCTGACCAACAAATAAAAAGTTTTTCAAAAATTTTGCAAACGGATAATTTACCAGTTCCTAAGTCGTGGGAGACTGAGGTTACAACTTCAACAGACTCCCCTTTTTCTGATAAGCTAATGTTGTATCATACTGGTTTCTTATTCCAAGCTGCACAAGCATATCACGGGGCGGGTTTAGCATCCGCAATGCGAACAGACCTTGTAGCCACTTATGAAAGCACCATTCTACAAAATCTTATGCTTACTAAAAAGTGGTTTAATATTATGGTGCAAAATAAATGGTTAGAGCAGCCTCCACTTGCACCTAATAGAAAAGAAATTGCAAAAGAAATATAATAAGCTCTATTTCTAGGGTAATTATAAGTGAATAAGAATGCATTTGAAAAACTAATGTGGAGCATTGAACTTCCGGGATTTGGTCAGTATTTAAACGAAAAATATTTTAAAGGTACTTAGTGAAAGTCACTAATAACTACTACGTACGTTAAGAGAATCGCTTTGTAAAGAACCAAAACAAAAACCCTAGAAACCACGTTATATCAACGTTTCTAGGGTTTTTTCGTTTTTGTGTTCTTTGTAAAATTACCCATGCTTTACGATTTATTTGGGGGAGGTTGGGGGGATAAAAAGGTGGACAGTCGTTTTCCTTTCGTCCA from Sutcliffiella cohnii encodes:
- a CDS encoding DMT family transporter; translation: MSKWFNPYVALAIGVVSVSLSAIFVKFAEAPAGIIAFYRLLFSVLILLPVFLYKYVGELKGITKKDWFFSTVAGVFLAFHFILWFESLNYTSVASSTVLVTLQPLFAFVGTYVFFKEKITIKAVFCGAIAIFGSFIISWGDFRISGMALYGDILALIACALVTAYLLFGQEVRKRLSLITYTFIVYGISTITLFIYVVAMNYPLTGYANSDWLWFFLLAVVSTLLGHSLFNWSIKWISTNVISMSILFEPVGASVLAFYLLNESITLTQFIGGSIVILSIAVYLRDNRKIKQRTKHLKVG
- a CDS encoding MgtC/SapB family protein, giving the protein MLELFQQAIQNNVLLKLSLAALAGFIIGLERELKGKPLGLKTCLIVSVIACLLTIVSYESAFLFSKEYSRPMDPGRIPSYIISGIGFLGAGVILRRNNDVISGLTTASIVLASAGIGITIGVGFYAEATLGVLFIILGVKILPDIISWIGPKRLKEIEIKVKLYTERDANLTDLIKEIKRKGFGVKRVKVKEESNDIVISCIVMTNRKMYTTDVFYAMKSLQDVYQVEVENMG
- a CDS encoding DUF3231 family protein, translating into MDENKLKLTSSEIGSLWGEYVNGTAVDIVNRYMVSIIEDEQIKAVFEDAIKTFEKQKQQIVTFIKNEGFPVPIGFTESDLFKGKQRLFTDIFCLNYLHIMTLHGLLGHSTSLGVSVREDLRYFYDSCDNDGKRMYHQTIDLLLEKGSFQRDPLFYSANNPEYVSSQDFIDGFFGKGRMLAATEIISISFNLKKSIMAKTLSIAFSQVAQTKEVRKFLGHSEKVADQQIKSFSKILQTDNLPVPKSWETEVTTSTDSPFSDKLMLYHTGFLFQAAQAYHGAGLASAMRTDLVATYESTILQNLMLTKKWFNIMVQNKWLEQPPLAPNRKEIAKEI